The stretch of DNA GCCGCTGAGGTGCCAGCCGCCGCAGGACCAGTGCATCCATTGAGTTGACGTCGTAAACCGGCAACGTCGGATCAAGTTCCGCGACCACGGTGCGCAACCTCGGCACAAGCGTGGCCGCATCAGCGCCCGTCCGGATGACGAGCGTCATCGAACCCCACACGCCTCCTGCCGCCGGCACGTAGTAGGTGGGTGATGGCCCCACCGCCGGGTCGTGATGACGCGTGTCGCGCACGAGTCCGACGACGGTTGCCGGGTCTCCACCGCCGCCGCCAAGGTCCAGTTGCCGGCCCACCGGATCGCGGTCGCCCCACACCATGCGCGCCAGCGTCTGATTCACGATGATCACCTTCGGCGCATCCTCATCGTCTCGCACGGAGAAATCACGTCCGGCGAGGACCGGGGTTTCCATGGCGCCGAAGTAGCCGTCGGTCACGATGCGCCAGTCGGCCTGAACTGATTCGGTGGGAGCGAGCCGCGCCGCGCCAACAGGAAACACGTGGAGGCTGAGGTTGCCACGCGTCATCGGCGCGTGGCTCGTGGCTCCAGCCATGGCCACGTCGGGTAGCGCGCGCACGCGCCGGAGCAGATCGATGAAGAACGCTTCCGGCCGTTCGCGCGGTGCGATGTGCGCGGTGACGATGCGCGTCGACGTGAAGCCGAGATCGACGCTCTGCAAATGACTCAGGGTTCGCATGGTCAAGCCCGCCGCGCTCAGCAGCACCACCGAGAGCGCCAACTGGCCGACGACCAGGGCGTTTCGTGACCAGTGGCTGCCCGCTGCCACAGACCGCCCTCCGTCGCGCAGACCGCGAGTGACGTCGAGCCTGGCCATCTGGCGTGCCGGCGCAATGCCGGCAAGGACGCCCGTGACAGCTGAAACGAGAAACGCAAACGTGAGCGCCCAGAGGTCCACGCCAATCTCACCAGCGCGTGGCAGATCTGTCGCCAGGGTGGTGCGCCATAGACGCATGCCGCTGAACGACAACGCCACGCCAAGAGCGCCGCCGACGCCTGCGAGCAGCAGACTCTCTGTGAGCAACTGACGAAGGATCCGGCCGCGCCCGCCGCCGACTGCAGCGCGAACGGCGATCTCTCGTGTCCGCGCCGAGGCGCGGACGAGCAACAGGCTCGAGAGGTTCGCGCAGGCCACCAGCAGCAGGACGCCTACGGCCGTCAGCAATAGATACAACATGCGTGGCGCACCCGGGCCAACCACCGATTCGGCGAGTGGCGTGACTGTGACGCCCCAGCCTCGGTGGTGATCAGGGTAGTCGCGGCCGAGCTGCTGGGCGATCGCCGCCATTTCGCTCGACGCCTGTGCAATGGACACACCTGGCTTCAGTCGCGCGTACACGTTCAGATCGGCGTAGCCGCGACGGTCCTCGGTGAAGGGCACCGCAGGCAGCAGGACGTGGTCTGTGGTGTTCAGGCGATCTGGCGGCGCCACGCCAATGATCGTGTGCGCGCGGCCATCAATGGTCAGCACGCGGTCTAGCACTTGCGGGTCCGCGCCAAATGCGCTCCGCCACAGGCCGTGCGACAGCATCACCACCTGCCCGCCGCCCTTCTCGTCGTCTGTTTTCTGAAACGCGCGGCCGAGCGCGGGCGACAGTCCCAATAGCGGGTACATGTCATGCGTGAGCCATGTCGCGTCGATGTGCCGCGGCTCGCCCAGTCCCAACACTGTCACGGCTCCAGTGCGTTCGGCAGCCATGGAGGCAAAACTCCGGCTGCGCACCTGCCAGTCGCGATAGAGCGGCAAAGAGACGGAGAACGCGTCCACCCCCCGCTCCTGATTCGACTGCGCGAGGCGCACCAATCGGTCCGATTCAGCGAATGGCATGGGTGCCAGGACAACGGCGTTGAGGGCGCCGAAGATGGTGGTGCTGGCGCTGATGCCGATGGCAAAGATCAGAATCGCGCCAAGGGTGAACGCCGGAGTTCGGCGCGCGACTCGAAAGGCGTATCGCAAATCCTGTCCGGCCTGCTGGAGCCAGAGCGGGAACCAGACGGTGCGTGCGTCTTCGCGGACGGCTGCGACGTTTCCAAACGCCATGGCGGCAGCGCGGCGCGCTTCGTCTGGGGAAAGTCCTTCGGATCGGCGTTCTTCGGCATCAAGTTCCAGGTGCTGGCGAATCTCGCGCTGCAGGTCGTCGTCGCCCTTGAAGCCGCGCGTTGCCATCAGGACCTCGCCTGGCCAGGCCGGAGCAGCCGTGTCATGGCCTCTGTCAGTTGCGCCCACTTTGATTCTTCGGCCCGCAGTTGCGCGCGGCCTTTGGTGGTCATCCGGTAGAGCTTCATTTCGCGGCCCGAGTCCGTGGCCTCCCAGCCGGAAGTAATGCACCCGACCTTCTCCAGGCGCTGCAGAGCCGGGTACAAGGAGCCGTGCTCGACGGTCAGCACCTCGTCCGTGACAGACTTGATGTGTTTGACGATCCCGTGTCCATGAAGCGGACCAAAGACGAGCGTTCGCAGGATCAGGAGATCCAGTGTGCCCTGGATGATGCCGGGTTTCTTCGCGGGTGTTGCCATGGTAGGTAATCTACTATACGTAGTAGATTCCCTTCCAGTTCTCACAAAGAGCCAATGAGCCAATGCCTCTGGAATTTCGTAGCGCGGCGTGGGTCTCAACGCCGCGGTACACTGGCGGCCTTCCGCCTTCGCTGAAGCTTCGGC from Acidobacteriota bacterium encodes:
- a CDS encoding ABC transporter permease, which codes for MATRGFKGDDDLQREIRQHLELDAEERRSEGLSPDEARRAAAMAFGNVAAVREDARTVWFPLWLQQAGQDLRYAFRVARRTPAFTLGAILIFAIGISASTTIFGALNAVVLAPMPFAESDRLVRLAQSNQERGVDAFSVSLPLYRDWQVRSRSFASMAAERTGAVTVLGLGEPRHIDATWLTHDMYPLLGLSPALGRAFQKTDDEKGGGQVVMLSHGLWRSAFGADPQVLDRVLTIDGRAHTIIGVAPPDRLNTTDHVLLPAVPFTEDRRGYADLNVYARLKPGVSIAQASSEMAAIAQQLGRDYPDHHRGWGVTVTPLAESVVGPGAPRMLYLLLTAVGVLLLVACANLSSLLLVRASARTREIAVRAAVGGGRGRILRQLLTESLLLAGVGGALGVALSFSGMRLWRTTLATDLPRAGEIGVDLWALTFAFLVSAVTGVLAGIAPARQMARLDVTRGLRDGGRSVAAGSHWSRNALVVGQLALSVVLLSAAGLTMRTLSHLQSVDLGFTSTRIVTAHIAPRERPEAFFIDLLRRVRALPDVAMAGATSHAPMTRGNLSLHVFPVGAARLAPTESVQADWRIVTDGYFGAMETPVLAGRDFSVRDDEDAPKVIIVNQTLARMVWGDRDPVGRQLDLGGGGGDPATVVGLVRDTRHHDPAVGPSPTYYVPAAGGVWGSMTLVIRTGADAATLVPRLRTVVAELDPTLPVYDVNSMDALVLRRLAPQRLIAGVLTGFGAIALVLAVLGIYGVMAFSTRQRARETAIRLALGATRWDVIRPLVREGGALVVAGAALGLGAAVPLTHLMRSLLVDVSPGDPLTMGAAVAVLSAAAMLACYLPARRASRTNPLRALRGD
- a CDS encoding PadR family transcriptional regulator, which produces MATPAKKPGIIQGTLDLLILRTLVFGPLHGHGIVKHIKSVTDEVLTVEHGSLYPALQRLEKVGCITSGWEATDSGREMKLYRMTTKGRAQLRAEESKWAQLTEAMTRLLRPGQARS